DNA sequence from the Aneurinibacillus sp. REN35 genome:
GATGCTGAGCAGATTGAGTTCTCACAGCTTCTTCCTGAAGAAACAGAAGAGTTTGCTGCGAATACGGCAGGTATGGAGACGCGCAATCCGCACTTGCACATGTAAGCGTATTTAATCTGCGACCTTTTGCCCTTTTATTCGTCTAATTATCATAGAGTTGGAAAATATAGATAAGATTTCTGGTAGAATGTACATACACATACAGAAATTATAGACGGAGAAAGGTTGATAGAGAATGAAATTGGGGAAAGTACTGCCTATTATGCTAGGCCTCGGCTTACTGCTGCCCTTCGGCAATCAGGCAGGGGCGGAGGAAGAAATGCCTGTTCGTGTAGAATTGACAGCGCCATTTGCCTCGGGCTCTCAAGAAGCGCTGCAGACGGTGGCCTTTACGGTGAATGGGAGCTATATGATAGAAGGACAACCGTCGCTTGTGCTGCTTGCCGGACAAAAATATTTCATACAAGTAGAGAATGGGACGCTCAGTCTCTATCAACAACCGGGACAAATAGGCGTTCTGCCGCTCGTTCAAGGATTGAGTACACTTACTGTGACACCCACGCTGCCTACGGGTAGTTCTACAATAAAAATAGAAGGAAGAGAAGTCTCTTCATACCGCGGTTCGATAGAGTTCCAGATTGGATATAAAGGAGTGCAGCCCCGGATTGTCCCTATTAACGTAGTTGGAATGGAAAGCTATCTTAAGGGTGTTGTGCCAAGCGAGATGCCTGCTTCATGGGACAGAGAAGCACTGAAGGCACAAGCGGTTGCGGCGCGCACTTATGCTGTTCGTCATATGAAGACAAAACCGGGTAATGGGTATATTAATGATACCGTGCAATACCAAGCATACAAAGGAATTAAAAATGAAAAGGACAATTCCAATCAGGCTGTCGAGGAGACGCGGGGCGAAGTGCTCTCATACAATGGCGGTCTCATTGAGGCGCTCTACAGTTCAAGCAATGGCGGCTATACCGAAGCACCGGAGAACGTATGGCAAAGCTCAAAGGGAACACCGTATCTTCAAGCAAAGCCCGATCCATATGACGCTCGCAGCGGCACACCGGATCGAAGCTGGCAGCAGACACTGACCATTGCGCAGATACAGGATAAACTGAAAAACCGTACGCCTGCTGTCGGTGCGATTAAAAAGGTAGAATTGAAGCAAACATACGCTTCGGGGCGTGTGGCGAATTTGGTGAT
Encoded proteins:
- a CDS encoding SpoIID/LytB domain-containing protein, translated to MKLGKVLPIMLGLGLLLPFGNQAGAEEEMPVRVELTAPFASGSQEALQTVAFTVNGSYMIEGQPSLVLLAGQKYFIQVENGTLSLYQQPGQIGVLPLVQGLSTLTVTPTLPTGSSTIKIEGREVSSYRGSIEFQIGYKGVQPRIVPINVVGMESYLKGVVPSEMPASWDREALKAQAVAARTYAVRHMKTKPGNGYINDTVQYQAYKGIKNEKDNSNQAVEETRGEVLSYNGGLIEALYSSSNGGYTEAPENVWQSSKGTPYLQAKPDPYDARSGTPDRSWQQTLTIAQIQDKLKNRTPAVGAIKKVELKQTYASGRVANLVIEGDKGVQNLSKESARTVLGLKSALYTVKVNDGAIVPTPSGDVVSVYNGSSTTQKDTGSLYVSNGSTSSSTASNFVIQGATQKKVANPSAGAGTVNQAAPTSVVFSGKGWGHGVGMSQWGAQQMAKEGKSYRDILAFYYDPAQISQGYGSGN